The Lactuca sativa cultivar Salinas chromosome 2, Lsat_Salinas_v11, whole genome shotgun sequence genome includes the window GTGTCCCCTCTCGTGGGCCTGAGGGCTGGGGGTTTCATGGCGGGACATGCTACTTTTAAAGCAGCTACAGgcaaagtcaccaaacatgagaaatcgtgcatgaaaaatcaacacgtgttcatatCATTTGCATTTGATATGTTTGGTTTCCTCGCATCGGATGCGGTAGAGCTCcttaaaagagtacaacgaatcatgcatagtaatgttatatctcctagatcttcggatgtagtctttaaaagaattagttttaccattcaaaaaggtatagcggcacagcttgttgcccgCTTGcgatctcactcattgtacgatgacaattaacATATTGGGAATTTTAATAgttgattaaaaaaaactaaaaaaaaatgatGATCTATAtgattttattgatgatatagaTAAGAGTAGAGAAACAAAGTCGTTTTGGTCAATTCCTTCACCAAGATACATTTTAGATTCCATTTTCATAAAAGAACCATCAATTGCACTCAAACCAACACCTACTATCATAAATATGTTCTTACAAAGCAAAAAAAATATATGAGGATGTTAAATGTGACAAATGAACGAATCATCCGAGAAATGAATGGATTGTCTGATAAAGAAACGAATCAAATACCAAAGGAACGGATCATACAAAAGGGGGTTTAGAGCATCTGGAAGAGATATGGAACACTTGGGAATGATATGGAGTAATAAGGGGACATTGTTGTGTCATCTGATAAAGTGTTGGGCCAAGAAGGATGCTATTGTGCCAAGGACATTCCTTCTTGCGCCATGAAGAAGCCTTGTTGCGCCAAGTAGGTTCTTGTTTTGTCAAGATCGCCTGTTTTCCTAACAGAGGATATCATTAGGATTGAAATGGGCTCAAGAGGTATTTGACATTAAAAGGCTATATTAGCTAAAATGTTAATTTGTTCCAAATTCAAATATTAGAGAATAAGCAAAAATGCATACAAACCCAAATATATCCCAACCATTGTCAAGCGAATAAAAATGTGTTGGCCTATTTATTAAAGAATGTAATGGCTAATAGTAGTAAGAGGGTATTAGGTGGGAGTGATATTATTTGTGATATGATTGATTCAAAATAGACATTTCCCACGCTCAACCTTGACGTGTGAAGTGTGGGGCATTAAAACTTTCGCATGGGTTGCCGAAAAACTCATTCACGCAACTTTCCATGTATTGTCATAAACCGCAAATGAAGGCACCATAACACATATCAAGATAGATGCCCAAAGTCAGTTTAAATTGTTCTTATTTGGAATTCGTTATCACATTATTTGTTTTGTAAGTCATGTCATTTTTAGATTAAAAAATTTGTTATGAGCTTACAATGAGTACTCGTTACAAAAACAATGGCACTTGAGAGTGAAATACTTGGAACATTGTTCCTAGTGATAGTTATGGATGGACAGAACTGAATATTGTTACTAGAAATAGGTGATTGGATTGATCGTATTAGGCATGTAAAATGGGCAAGATTTTCCTAGGGGGCAAGAAGACATAGACATGTGTATATTTATTTTTGGAATATTTTGTTAGATGTTCTAACTTTGTATTTTGTTCCACGAAAACTTATATTATATTGCAATAATTGTTACATTACTTAAGAAATAACTATATAATAACTAATTGTATTATTAGGAGTCTAGAAATAATAGCAGACTAGGTGTGAgatccgtgtattacacgggttaatttaaaaaaaaaaaaaaagattaaacattaagttaaagtgtaaacaaaaaatattttttaatgtacaactttaaaataagaaagaaagaaacgtatttattgcaatttaatatgatatatattatatttaatactttatatataagtatatgattttaattttaaaaaataagacaaatcaaaaattgacaagtggataatatttatttcaaaaatactacaaaataataagtgtcaaaactcataagagattgacatgtaacaaaaaaaatattttttttattaaggaggatataaTGATTTTTTTTGCCGTCAATAAAACTTTGCATAATCCTAATAACATTTTTAAGACGTTCACCTATTCAAGAAATCCATAATTGTCTGATGTCTATATTGGCATTAGATTTCATTTGTTcctaaacttttatttatttcttaactAGGTTAAAACCCGTAGAACCCATGGGTGTTGATTTTGAattgaatttaaaaattaattatttaataaaataatatttcattAATTCTGATAACTTATGAATTGTAATATTGCatttttcaataatttttttatttgtaagtatttaattacaaAGTAAATGGGAAGTATTTAATTAGGAATGAAGATTTTTAAAACTCTTATTTTTGATGCATGATTCTTGTTGGACATATGCAGATGATGCATTATGAATGTGTGTAATGAAATTAACATAAATACAACAATacgtaattataaaaaaatacaacAATATGATGGATTAAGTGTGATTtgctaaaaatgaataaaatatggtACAAAAAGATGGCTACAAATTTCGAAAAACTTCCTTATAAACAACATTGAAAGTTTTATTTGTGAGTTTGTCATCTTTATCTAAAATTAATAATTCTAATCCCTCTCTGCCCTGAACTCTAGATAAGGCAACATACAATTGGAAATAATCCATGACTGTCTCCGGCCTCTAagatatatattttaataaattaaaaaaaaagtaaatgttttttgattttaagatATGAATAATATACCGCTTCATGTATCTTTTTCAACTCGTATGCACTTATATTTAACAGCCTCTTTGCTTCCCTATCAAAAAGAGTCAATCCAATGGTTCCAGTACAATCTTGTACGTTGATTGGAATTATATACCTAAAACATTAAAATTATGTCATTGTTAGTTTTCTTTACAGATTGATAAAATTAATAGAAAAAAATATGTGTTTACTTTATAACTATCTGAATTTCAGATTTTTTGCAATGTGCATTTGTACACCCGACAACAATATTTTCTGAAATTTTTTCAGGGTCGGTATATGAATGATTGGCTTTGGGAACAGGGGTTATTTTTTTCCACATTTGTTGCATGCTGCATAATACCATGGTAGATTCAGCCTTATATTAACAATGGAAGAAACTAATAAAAACTTCATTTCCTGTATCAAATTAAATGTAAAagttattaaaataaattatgCGAAAATAAAATGTAAAACATATCAAATAATGCAATATACCTTAATTGGTTCGGTGATCTCACAAAGTGTTTTTAATGGAAAATTGTCATTAAAGTCATCTGTATATGAAGAAGAGTAGCTTTAAAGTGTAGTTATGCTTTTTTCAGTTATACCGAAATTGTCATGACATTTCAATCTGTGATgtttaaattaaattcaaaaatattaGGATTTGTGTTATTTTAAGTTAAAatacattataaaaaaaataaaaaacaattggAAACTAACTTATTTTTAAACTCATTTATTTCATAAATGTCAGAATTTATGAACAATTTCGTTACTTCAAAATGACTTTTAGCTTCACCAATACCTGTAAAAAATGTATACCCAATTAATAAAAAGTATATAAAAACAATAATTATAAACATGTATATATAAAGAGTGAATACAAACCATTCCAAATGTTTAGCTTCAAAAACTGCATCACGATAACAGCACAATTAACCGTCGGGTTATTTTTTAGGTATTCTGACATTTGATATGTTTGACTTCCAAAAATAGTAACTTTCAGATGTACAGAactataaaaaccaaaaaatcatatattaatattaatttgtgattaattaaagataataaataaattaaaaaatataatctCACTCTAGGTTGCTAAGAGTGAGTTTTATATAATGTTTGGATTCTACTGGATTTGAAATTTCAAGAGGGCTGAATGACACAATCTGTCCAATAACATCTACACAAGAGATAACACAAGATAAACTATTGCATTAATatcataatatttaaataataaaatgtataaccAAGAACGCAACTGATAAAAAATGATTTGAATAAAATTTTATAACTAACCAAAGAATGTGTCTCTTGGGCATGTTTGTTCTATGATAGAATTAAAATCAACAAACATAAATCCATTGACCGGACCCGAGAAATCATCACATTTTTTTAGGATGCTTTTCCAATCCAAAGTTAAGGTTTGTTTATGACTTGTATAACTAAAACCATTAGTAACAGCAGCCATATTGGCTTTTATAACTATATAACTTTCATCTTCCTTTAAAAGATGACGAAATCTGGAGAAATTCTGATTGAAGACACGAGCATGGTATTGTGTacccttttaaaaaaaaattaagaattatTATTTTGTTGAAACATGTGTAATATTGAatgatgaataaaaaatatatgaaataCAACAAACCTCCTCGTCCATCATGATCATTTCAATTGAACAGACTTTATTATTTCTGACAAAGTTCCAAATTTTAAGCACCCGAACCTTGATATGTGATTTTTTTATCTATCTGGTCAATGTTATTTAGGTAAACTTTATTTCCTATATTCATTTTCTGCAAGAAAATTTAAACCATATAGAATTGTaaggaaaaataacaacattcaaGAATGTACAGAACATCCTAACTAACAACTAAAACAGAAAAATTATAAATCAGCACATGACAAAAACCATTAATTCATATGAAATATTTTTTTAGATTCAATAaatctttttataataaaatggaATACAAACAAAAACCAATAATTCATATGAAATAATTTTTTAGATTGAATaaaactttttataataaaatggaACATAAATATAAATTGCCCCGCTTCTGTTTTACTTTTTAATTATTTGATtgcattttttttgttaattttttccgGATTTATTTTCCCTGATTTAACTAATGGCATTTTCGGATTTACAATTTGAAAAAAGAtggcattttccctaaattaaaaatcacaccaaaacaaTATATTTAACATGTagatatatttaaatataaaattaacaTGTAAACGACAATTATACCGACAATGCCCCTGCAACTTACTAATAAATAACATAACAATTAGTAATGGTAATGTAGATATCTTGAATTTGTACTGCTAAATGCTCATTTATTCATCTACATTCATACGTAAATAGACAAAGTAATAATAATTGACATCATAAATTAGGTTTACAGTAACAATAAAAGTAAATGTAAcagcaaaataaaaaaaaaaaaacatattgtaATAGTTAAAGCTTCAGATCTGAAgaagattatttattttttttttaaagaaaatgaagTTCTCATGTTCATTAGTTTTTTTGTCTTCATCTACATTCATACGTAAATAGACAAATTAATAATAAGTGACATCATAAATTAGGTTTACAGTAACAGCAAACCAAAGTAAATGtaacaacaaaacaaaaaaaaaacattatgtaATAGTTAAAGCTTCAGATCTGAAGCagagtatttttttttaaagaaaatcaaGTTCTCATGTTCATTAGTTTTTTCGTCTTTTTAACTGAAAggtagaagaagatgatgattaaGAAGAAttaggaaaaagaagaagaagaagaagaagaagatcactCATATAATTAGGGATGAGCATGGGAACCGGGTACccgcttttggaaccggaacTGCCGGTTCTGGAACTGGAActgccttaagcggttccggttccggttcctaaagttatggaaccgCCTTAAGCGGTTTCGGTTCCAATTCTCATTTTTTAGGAACCACTACCCGCTGGGTACCCGCCGAATTCcaattctcatatatatatatatatatatatatatatatatatatatatatatatatatattagtatttcATATAAATATGTGTGTGTTGCTTAGACCGGTTTAGAATATATTGGTATGATTTTGTCCCTCTTTTATCTGAATTGATTCGATTTAGATCGAACTAAGTTGCGGTTTTACCGACAAAAGTTAGCAAAGTTAATGTAACCGGGTTACCCGCtcctggaaccggaaccgccggttccgggacTGGTTCCAAAAATTTAAGAACCGCCTAGAGCGGTTCCGATTCCGGTTCTCgccaaatgaggcgggtacccgTCTATGCTCATCCCTACATATAATGACAACATGATAGAAACTGATAATTCAGACCATGAAGAGCATAGAAATATTAGCAATCCTGATATTTTAATACACTAACCTGATATTTGATTATTGAAACGTTGCAGAATCAAGAAGAATGAAGAAGAATACGTTTGCAAAGATTTCTATGGAGCAGAATTTCTATGGAGCAGAATGGTAAAAACAAAAGAACCATATAAATGGTATTTACGTTTGCAAAGATTTCTATGAATCAAGAAGAATACGTTTGCAAAGAAGAATATTGCAGATTTTTAGGGATTTAATGATTGCAAATTATTTAATTTGCAATCAAAATAAACAAACTGTCAAAATTAATCGGGAATTTCGAATCCGAATTTTGATTAACCtattttttcaaattatttccataagttttattcatttaaaattaTTGGTTGAATATTTTGAAAGCATTTGTTTGCTTAATTTTCCGGATTTATTGCTTCAGTTTGAAGTTTGATTTCATTTGGATTGAATGGCATTTACGTAAATATAGATGAATAAATGAGCGGGAAAACTCGATTTTGggggttttatagattgacacgTGGCAGAGTTGTACTTATTTATTAAGATTAGGATATTATTcgattatttctttttttttcttggatCTCTACTATGAGAGTGCCTCTACATGCATTAATAGTTGTCACCTTTCTCAGACTTTTTGGATgaccattttttttataataatgagaaaagaaagtaaatgatttgatttgaagtatggtatttttttattttgtttatatagtAGTTGGATAGTGTGTTAGGCATAACAATTAATACCAATGTTAGTGTTAAATGAGTGTTAGTTGGGAGAATTAATATCAATATTAAGTGGTAATACATAAATACACAAGTAAGGTTACAGAAAACTTTGTTTCATTGTTTCGCAAGGAATCCATTTCGCATGGGCCAAACATTTCGTAGTGGCTCATAACGCATGGCCCATTTCATAGGTTTCCAAGTGTCTATCCATCCTACAAGCCCTACTACAAAAAATGGTGATATCTTTTTTACCATTTCACAAGGTCGCATCAGAACTGTCGGAACCGGAACCAGATCGAAACTGAACTGGAACCGGAATCAGAATTGGTAATAAGGTCCAATTATTGGTttctcatttttatgaaaatcGATCTCGGTTCCAGAAACCGGAACCGATTTGACATTTTTTCCGTTTTTTAAATTGCATATACTCACTTATATGAAGTTGGAAGTACTTgatttttttccaacatttaatttggagtttgtaattcattttttactatacaaacatatatttttgttaaatattGAATCAGACACATGCCCCGAAAGAAAGAATATTGATACTGTGTTTTTTCTGTTTCGGcactttttgtttttttgaatttGTCCCGTTTTTTTAAATGCACATAATTCATTCATACGACGTCGgaattacttaattttttttccaacatgtaatttgATGTTTATACTTCATTTTAGATTGTACAAACACatattttggttagatattgaaCCAACTATAGACTCCGGAAGACAACATATCAATGTTGCGTATTTTCTGTTTCaacattttgtttttattttttggaaTCTATCCTGCTTTTAAAATGCGTATAGctcactcatatgaagtcagaattGTTTAATTCCTTTTTCATCATGTAATTTAGTGTTTGTAATTCAATTTAGAATGTAAAAGAGTCATAATTTGGTTAAATGTTGAATCATTTATAGGCTCCGGAAGATAACATATCATCTAGAACATTTCAACATGTTCTAATTTGAAAAATAACCGAAAGACCAGGACCGAAACCAGATCTAGAACCAACAATCCGATTCCCGATTCTTATAATATAGGAAAACTGGTTTCGGTTTTAAAGTTCATCCCTACCTCCATATTTTGTATTGCCCTATGAAATGAATTGTTAGCAGGTGAATGGCTATTTTTGCCTTTTTCTTTTATCATAATTCGCTTACTTGGATCATAGAAACatgctttcatttatttatttattataacatccaattttcatttctttctattacaacatcataccttttaatttctttctaattgagtaattgtttttaaaaaatactttgaaaaaaaaaaaccttgtcaTCACATTGTATTTGAAAATCTACTCAATCATGGCAATAAAAATTGATTAGTATAAGGATGACACATTCCCATAAACAGATAGATTTTTCaatgtacaatgttgtaatatgaAGATATAAAAGTAAAATGTaatgataaacaaataaataaataatgtaaGTAAATTGGTATTTCTTGCATAGAAAAATAAAGAACCACAACAGAAAATTAAGATCAATCCATATTTAATTCATCATTTTAAAgagcattttttttttttttgcaaaagaaTGGATTCACAGTCCCCCAACACATCCCCATCTACCTCTCAAGATTATCTAAATACAATTCCCTTTTCCATAAATGGAAAGGTTCAACTTCCAATGCACGAGGTACAACTTACTATAGAATCAATGTTCTAGTTTTACCAATTCTAGTCCCCTCGAAAAAGCAACTATATTCTTATAAGCCTCACTCCATATATCTCATGGAAGTGTTGTATTGATCCTATTTAGCCAGTTCATCCCAAAAATGGAAAAAGGACAAATCggtcatttctttttttttttgcttttgtcATAATAAATAGTATGAGAAATACTTAAAGCTCATCGTGACCTTGTGGTTGTTCCATTTCACTGCTTCTAATTTATCTTGTAGTTCCTGAAACATTCCATACAATCTTTCTCAGCTTATTCTTTTACAATGAGAAGGGCATTTTTGTCTTTTTCACAGACAAAATGATAAAAGACATGTGTACCTTGAGTCTTCCTTCTTGACAAAGGGCTGGAGTAGTTAATAACGCCGAGTATCTGCAATTAAATTTTTTATTCACAATTCACAATAAATGAATAaatttattgggggggggggggggggggggggggggggtcttaCTCGCAACGGCTAGGTTCGTCTATGTCAGCAACTTCAACTTTTGATCCACATCTTAATCTCACCTGTAAAATGTTGAGAAAATATCATATGTTCAAAGGGGCAATTCTGTAATTTTGTAATTAATGTAAAGATTAAAATATTGAGATAGGTACAGTTAAGCTTCTTTGAGGTCCATTCCAGCATTTGTCACCATTTGAGAAGAGCATGACTCTGTATGACTCATCAAATTTCTCCCATtgcctattattattatttatatataataaaacaaacaaaacatttgagaaatttaattttTCAGTGAaaactaattaattaataaaaataaaaataaaaaacacataCCCTAATGTAGTTGTGCTGTGCCCCTCCACTTGGGTGGCATCCTTAAAGGGACAAACTTTGTAAACATACCTAaagtgatttaaaaaaaaatcaaaattcagCAAAATGAAAAaagacaaataaaaataaaaataaaaaaagtaaagTTTAATAACTTGTTCTCTTTGATCTCAAAACAGTGACCATATAACGAATAAAACTCCTTCTCTGGTCCTGTAATGTCAAACAAAGATAAATATAAGCTTTACAATATACTTTTTTggtttagttttttatttatttttttttaaattaaaaaagataaaagttttaccAAAGTCGTTTCCTAGTTTTTTTGTTAAACTTGTTATCCTTGATTGTATTTTAGACAACTTCCCACTTGCATCATCGTATTCTTTTCGTACACTTTCAGCCTCTAAAACAcacataaaattaaataaataaacaaattttcaaatttcaaaaaaaaaaaaaaaaggtttttatttttttattattttt containing:
- the LOC111898675 gene encoding uncharacterized protein LOC111898675, which produces MDEEGTQYHARVFNQNFSRFRHLLKEDESYIVIKANMAAVTNGFSYTSHKQTLTLDWKSILKKCDDFSGPVNGFMFVDFNSIIEQTCPRDTFFDVIGQIVSFSPLEISNPVESKHYIKLTLSNLDSVHLKVTIFGSQTYQMSEYLKNNPTVNCAVIVMQFLKLNIWNGIGEAKSHFEVTKLFINSDIYEINEFKNKLKCHDNFDDFNDNFPLKTLCEITEPIKEMKFLLVSSIVNIRLNLPWYIIPINVQDCTGTIGLTLFDREAKRLLNISAYELKKIHEARPETVMDYFQLYVALSRVQGREGLELLILDKDDKLTNKTFNVVYKEVFRNL